TAGAAGAAGCTTATGTACTCAACCGATTTAGAGAGCGTCGAAGAAAAATTCGAGAAGATACTGCACCTCGTAGTAGAAAATATCTCGATAGAGATCATGCAGCTGCAAACCAGAGGCTAATTaacgactactttgccaatgagcctacatatgatgatgcaatgtttcgtcgtcggtaccagatgcaaaaacatattttccttcgaatcgttgatgacctttcaagtagtgataactacttcacccaacgcgttgatgcagccaataaacaaggtatatcacccttagcaaaatgtaccacagcaatgcgaatgttagcatatggtgtggcagcagatgcggtcgatgagtacatcaaaattggaGGTACTACAGTATTGGAGTGTTTAtgtagattctgtaaaggaatcatacgattgtatgagcaacagtacctgagagcaccaacccaagaagacctgcaaagaatactacatgCTAGTGacatgcgggggttcccaggcatgatcgggagtattgactgcatgcactaggagtggaaaaattgtcttAAAGCATGGGAAtgtcaatttactagaggggataagaGAATcacaacagttattcttgaagcagttgcatctcatgatctatggatctggcatgccttttttggatgtcctgaaacgttgaacgacataaacgttcaAGATCGGTCACCAATGTTCgatgacgtggaacagggaaaggctccagctgtgaatttctttgtgaatcaacgtccctataatatggcatactatctagccgatgatatctatccttcttatccaactttcgtcaaaacgattagacttcctcaaagtgaacccgataagttatttgcaaaagttcaggagggatgtcggaaggacatcgaacgtgcatttggagttcttcaagctcgttttaaaatcatccgtgaaccaacTCGCTTGCGGGACATAGATGATttgagtatcattatgaggtcatgcatcatattacataatatgattgttaaggatgaacgagattcatatgctcaacgttggaccgattttgagcaatctagggaaggtggatctagtacacagcaaccatactcgaccgaggtgttacccgcttttgcaaatcatgtgcgtgctagatccgagttgcgtgattcaaatgttcatcacgaactgcaagcagatctagtgaagcacatctgggcaaagtttggaatatctcaggattgaagatgatttgtatcgtactaattacgttatttgtgtgttgtgtgcttagtttgttgtcttgcattttaagttattgtgtgcttagtttgttgtcttgcattttatttcaagaaaataaattaaattcttgtatgcttagtttgttgtcttgcattttaagttaggaaaaaaaattatagtctatatttaaaaaaaaaattaagtgtttattgttttaatttaatttaattcaacattgtaattttatgtaatcataaaaacaaaaatataaaattaaataaaaatgtgaaataaaaaagtggtggggtagggtgagtggtgagtggtgagatagggtgttgagagttaagtaaaactattggagtgggtaattgttgagagagtgttgaattggagagagaagatgatgtggagtgttaggaagagaaaaagtggggtaggAAAAgggtaaacaaaacattttttgttgaACCATTGGGGGCGTTTGTTTCACGGATTGGAAAAGGATTCCCGGGAATGTTTGGGCCGAAATCTACGTTCCAGTGTTTGGTAgcagatttgaaaaaaatattctcGGGTATCTTTCATTCCTGGGTAAGTCATATGCCCATCCAGAAGCATTTCTCATTCCCATGATGGAGAGGTGGGTAAGTTGAATCCTGAATAGAAGGGAATGAGGTTTTTGGTGTAAAACCTCTGAATTGCTACTACCCACTACCCACTACCAACTACCCACTACCCATGTCTTTTACCGCGAAGGGTATTTTAAGAATTTTACTATCTATTCCCAGGAATATACATTTTGAACCAaacatatattataattatacaCAGGAATATTAAAAAAAGATTCCCAGAAACTGATTTTGTGAACCAAATGAACTTTTTAAAGATGTCTGGGAATAACATTTTCATCATAACATTCCCGGGAACAAGATTCCCGGGTATCATTTTTCAATCCGTGAAACAAACACCTCCAATATATGTTCGTACACCCAACTCACTAATTTGGGGCTAGCCCACCGGGCCACATAGTTTCACAGCAAGGCCCAAACAGTGACAATCTTTCAATCTAGGTCTCTGTTTCCTGCTTCTTGTAACTGGTTCAgtaggggaagaagaagaagaagagagagagagagggttcAGCAAGGAGCAACAATGGCGGGGAAGGTGTCGAAGGCAGCATACGATGCGAAGATGTGGAAGCTTCTACGAGAGTACAGCCAGGTGCTGGTGGTTTCAGCGGACAACGTTGGGTCGAACCAGCTTCAGGGGATACGGAGGGCGCTGCACGGTGACTCAGTGGTGGTGATGGGGAAGAACACGTTGATGAAGCGCTCTATCATTGACGATGCAGAGAAAACTGGCaacaaggccttcctcaaccTCGTTCCTCTCCTTGTGGTAACTCTTGATCATCACAATCCCAATTTCTTGCATTGTAAAATGATTTTcattggaagatgaagaagaagaagcaatgtGTTTATCTGGATTTTGAAGTTTGTTACTTGAATTAGGGGAACGTGGCGTTGATTTTCACCAAAGGTGACTTGAGGGAGGTTAGCGAACAGATTGCAAAGTACAAGGTGAAGTAACATGTTCtgtttctcttgatgttttgaACATTCAGTGTTGCTTTTAGCTAACCATGAGGTTGTTGAGTGTGTAAAGGGACGTTAGTTCTGATAGTTTGATCCATTTTTGGCTATGTTTCCATAATATCTAcatatgtgtgtgtgtttggatatcaGTTGAGTCCTAATCGATTAGAAGAGTTCCGTTTTCACTCAAAGTGAGTGACTCAGTGCTAGCGTCGGTTTACACTGGTATTGTTGGGTATCCAGACCAAATTATACTTCGGAAATGATGGTTTAGTTTGTTCATAAGTTAGAGTCCTTGACTTCAATGCTCGATGAGATGAGTACAGTAGTTAATAGCAAACTGAGATTAGAAGAGTTTGCTTTGATTCTTTGTAATCATAAACTTTTACTAATGTTCAATGTTGTGCTCAAAATCTAAATTTGGGCATGTCATTGTTTGCTTTACATCATGTAAATGTGTTTTATCAAGTTACTTGATGTAAATGTCCAAGATTTTCCTATCTTGGGTAGAGAAAAAGGTTGGTTTAGTGCGTGGAAATTGTATTCTCTTCGGTGTGATCGGGcctattgcatatttatttaacTTACCTTAGGAATGAGTAAATATTGGTCAAGTTCACAATGGAAGACTTGTTTCCTTATCAAGGACCTATGAGCCTCATATGTATTCACTATTTCTGCAGGTCGTTGATCCTATTCTCATGTGCCCTAAGTACATGACATACGACTCATACCGCACTTGTTCCTATTTGCAATCAGGACAATTACCCTTAGGCCTCACGTGTTGTAACCAGCAATCTACACAGACTTCAGAGCCTTTTCTGGTCAGCTCAAAATTCTTGCCACACCAGCATTGTCATTTGATGAGATCAAGACAGTTTTTGATGACCAGTATATGGGcaccttttctccttttggctGGTAACTTGTGATGTGTAAGAagtattttgatttttatttatagTTTTGTTAAGAGAATGATTGTCACAGTACTGATCCTTTCCTTGAGCACTGTGGCCTTTCAAACTCTTTGTATTTTGAATTCACCCTTTTCAGGAGTGATGGCAAATAAATatgattttgattaggattgAGTTCTGATGTAAGGTTTTTTTAATGTGCTCGGGAATTCTATCCTTTATTTGGATAAGGATATGACAATACATGTATTATCTGATTTGTTAATGAATTATCCCATGTTTATTGCTTTTGATTGGCATGATCGCACACATTTAGCATTTATGATCTCTAGTGTGCATATTTTTCTTAGCTGCTTCCAGTTTTCTGTATTATACAACTATAAGTTGTAATTTTTGCACTAGGGTTAACCAAATGTGACTTCATGGGTTTCCAAATACTTTGGATCTAGATCCTCTTCAGCCACACCCCTCTCCATTCACTTTTCAGCCATAATCTCAACCATTTGATTTATCTAATTGTCCACATCCTTCATCTCCTTCTCTTAATCAATCCCCTGCCCCAACCACCACTGTCCAGCACAAGACCACCGCAACGTATCCCTCACAACGACGAATAGCATGGCACTGGCTGAACAACGTTATTTTTGGGGTAGGGATTTGTTTAAACTTATAATGTTTGGTTCAACTTTTTCAGGGGAAGGGAAGGGATTGGGTCAAAAGCTCTCATAACTCATATTTATCTCTCCATTTTAACTCATATATATCGCTCCTAAAAAATGGAACGATTTGAAGGGAAAATATTTCAAATGACAAAAATATTCTTTCTTGTGTTTTAGGACTCGATTGCattttaaaagtaaatgtaATTTAAATACCTCCCCTTCTCTCATGAACAATATAAGAAATGGCTTATCTTTCTTCTCCTCGTGTTCTTTTATCACAACGACGAATAGCATGGCACTGCCTGAACACCGTTATTTTTGGGGTAGGGATTTGTATAAACTTATAATGTTTGGTTAAAATTTTAGAGGGGAAGGGAAGGGATTGGATCAAAAGCTCTCATAACTCATATTTATCTCTCCATTTTAACTCGTATTTATCTCCTAAAAAAATGGAACGATTTGAAGGGAAAATATTTCGAATGACAAAAATATTCTTTCTCGTGTTTTAGGACTCGATTGCATTTAAAAGTAAATGTAATTTAAATACCTCCTCTTCTCTCATgaataaaataagaaatgacTTATCTTTCTTCTCCTCTTGTTCTCTTATCACAACGACGAATAGCATGACACTGGCTGAACAACGTTATTTTTGGGGCAGGGATTTGTTTAAACTTATAATGTTTGGTTCAAATTTTAGTGGGGAAGGGAAGAGATTGGATCAAAAGCTCTCATAACTCATATTTATCTCTCCATTTTAACTCATATTTATCTCTCTTAAAAAATGGAACGATTTgaagggaaaataaaaaatattatttaactcGATTGCATTTTAAAAGTAAAGGTAATTTAAATACCTCCTCTTCTCTCAtgaacaaaataagaaatggGTTATCTTTCATCTCCTCTTGTTCTCTTAATGGAACATGGTAAGAATAAAAGGTTTATCACTAGTTGAAGATGTGTTTATTGAAGGGGAGTGGAGTTTTTTTTCCCCAAAACTTATCTTGTTTGGTTCCATTTTCATGAAGGGCTAGACGGGAGGGGTATGTAGGGCAAAACCCCTTTTAACTCGATTTTGAATGGAAAATAGTTCATTAGGCAAAAATGCAATTTATCATGTTTTGAAACGCAAGATTATATATTAGAAGTAAGAACAATAAAAGTAAAATTGTTTCAAAATCTCTCCCCtctcaaaccaaacaaaataCCTCTCCTCTTGACCATTTTTaaagttaaatatgtttttagtccctgtaaaaaataaatgaattggATTTAGTCCTTCAAAATATTTTGTAGCTTTTAATCCCCAATATTAATGAAATGAGTGAAATAAGTCCATTGATTCATTTTGTGCCAGTTAAAACCACCaggaaacaaaaataaataatttgtgGCAGTTAAGTACCGTTGCAAGTACACAAAGACCCTACAAAATATACGACACAGACTAACTTTACCTATTTTAATAACGTTGGAACTGAAAACTATGAAATTTTTTACATTGACTAAATTCAATACACCCATATTTTGCAGGGACTAAAAGCATATTTACTCTAccttttaaaatatgttttcatCCCCTCTTCTCAATTATATCTCCCTCTATTGAACCAAATACACCCCCCACAACGCCAGGGGAGGGAGCCAATGACACGAAATGTGCTTTTGAAAGTGGTAGCTTCCATGGCTCTCGCAGTAGATTGAGGTTGTATTAGTGATCTTAGGTACTCTAGGTTTAGAATTAACAAGGTAACCCAAGAAATTGGCGCAAATTGTGCCACACCCGAGAATTTAGATGACCTTGAAGAGACATAGGTTGCTCTGACCTTCGCTTATATAAAGGAACATCAAACAAACTAAGACCACtgccctccaccaccaccgtcgccgccttTTTTGTCGCCATCTTCACCCTCTTCCACCACTGCCACTACCACATGTACCATTAATAaaaccaccgcctccaccaccaccactgccaccaccacaactGTCACCACCAACGTCGTCGTCACTAGCACTACCATCATTGTCGCTGCTATGATCGTCTTCTTTATCATCACCTTcaccctccatcaccaccaccaactcTACCATTAATAAGACCATTgcccttcaccaccaccactgccattGCAATTGTTAGCGCCTCCACTACCACCACCTCTATTTTAATAAGACCACCGCCcttcaccaccactgccactacCAATGTCATCGTCACCACCatagccgccaccacccttgCCACTAGGTAACCCTCGCCACCTCTGTCGTCGCCATTAGACAATACCAAAGCCCACCACCTCTACTATCTAACCCATCTACCATTGTATAGCGTGACCATTCATTGTCGTGAATTACAAACTGACAAATaac
This is a stretch of genomic DNA from Lotus japonicus ecotype B-129 chromosome 1, LjGifu_v1.2. It encodes these proteins:
- the LOC130733607 gene encoding 60S acidic ribosomal protein P0-like; this translates as MAGKVSKAAYDAKMWKLLREYSQVLVVSADNVGSNQLQGIRRALHGDSVVVMGKNTLMKRSIIDDAEKTGNKAFLNLVPLLVGNVALIFTKGDLREVSEQIAKYKVVDPILMCPKYMTYDSYRTCSYLQSGQLPLGLTCCNQQSTQTSEPFLVSSKFLPHQHCHLMRSRQFLMTSIWAPFLLLAGNL